ACGACACCAGCGAGTCGGCCGCCGCGGACGCGCTCGAAGCGCTCGCCGCCGACGGCGAGATTCAGCGCAAGCGCGCCGGCTCCGTCGACGTCTGGATTCCGGCCGGCCAGGACAGCGTCGGGTCGGCGCTGACCGTCGACGCGGTGGAGACGGAGATAGACGCCCTGGTCGAGGAGCTCGACATCGGCTCCTCGACGCGGCTGCTGGCCCGCGGGATGGTCAGCGATGCCGTCGACGGCGCCGACGTCGAAGAGGCCGCGGAGCTCGCGGCGACGACGGTCGTCGCGGCCGCCCGGATGGGCGACGGGGACATCGACACCGTCGACGTGGCCCGCCATCGGGAGTTCGACCCGCGCGTCATCTCCCAGTGGCTGGACACGCTGGACGACGCGGTGGACGCGGACATCCCGCGCCGGGACGCCGAGGACATCGTCGAGGACGTGGTGGCCGAACTCGGACTCTCCGAGAGCATCCTCGCCGAGAGCCACCGGTCCCTGGAGCGCTACGACGGCGACGAGGAGTTCACCGCGGCGGAGCTCGGTGCCGGCGCCGTGCTCTTCGCCGCGACTATCGGCCAGACGCAGGTGGATATCGACCGGCTCGCCGCGCTCAGTGGCGCCGAGGCGAGCTACATCACCTCCGCGATGCACGGCATCGTCGTCTCGCTCTGTCTCGCGCTGGTCAGGGGCGACATCGACTACGAGGACTGCAACTGGACCACCGAGCTCCTCCAGTCCGAGCTGTCCCCGACCATCGGGGACTCCAGCACCGGCCGCGCCATCGCCGTCGCCAAGGCCTACACGGCCGGCCGCGAGGGCCACCACATCGACGAGACCACACTCGACGTGTTGCTCTCGGAGTGATCAGAACAGGCTGTCCGTCGTCACCGCCCCGACGACGGAGAACACCGCGGCGACACTCAGCGCCCGGAAGGTGACGAGCAGTCGCGCTCTGGGGTCCAGCTCGCTCAGAAAGAGGTCCGGCGCGGTGATGGAAAACGCCAGCATACCGACCGAACCGAAAGCGACGATCATCACCGAGATGAACCGGACCGGAATCCCGGCGACGGCCGCCTCGGTTCTGGGGTCACGGTCGTTGTCGGCGCCGTAGAGGCCGCCGTAACCGATGGCCATGATGGCGACGACGAGAAAGAGGCTGTGGTAGACGGTCATGTTCTGTGCCAGCAGCCACACCTCCTGTGTGACGACGAACGGCCCGGCAAGCAGGAACCCGCCGACTATCTGCTGGGCGGTGTCCGCGAGCTTGTGTTTCTGCCGTTGCTTCATATCTGAACCCTGTCGGCTCAGGGGCATACCAGTTCGGGCGCTCCGGTCGCAGTTTACGTGGACTTTTACGTCTCAGTTGCCAACTACTCTCCACATGAAACACGTCGGACTGAAACTACGCATGGCGTTCGTCGGTGCCGTCCTGGCGGCCTTTTATCTCGTCGCCGTCGGTATCGCGATGGTCCTGTTCGGGCCGGGAGTGTGGCCCATCGCCGTCGTCGGGAGCGTCCTGCTCGTCGGGTTCCAGTACAAGGTCGGCAAGTGGGCGGCGCTGCGCAGCGTCGGCGCCGAGGCGCTCTCGGAGGAGCAGTACCCACAGATACACCAGCAGGTGCGCCAGCTCTCCCGGGATATGGGCATCGAGAAGCCGGAGCTGAAGGTCGCCCGAATGGGAGTCCCGAACGCCTTCGCCGTCGGCCGGAAGGGCGCCGGCGTGGTCGTCATCTCCGCCGAACTGATGCAGCTGCTCGACGACGACGAACTGGAGGGCGTCCTCGCCCACGAGCTGGCTCACATCGCCAACCGCGACGTTGTCACGATGGTCATCGGCCAGGGCATCGCCTCGATCGTCGGCGTCGCCGCGCAGTTCATCGTCCTCGTGACCGGGGACAACGACATCGCCGATTTCTTCCTGGCCATCGTCGTCGGGAACCTCGTCCAGTTCATGGTCATGCTGTTCGTCCTCGCTATCTCGCGGTACCGCGAGTACGTGGCCGACGCCGACGCGAAAGACGCCATCGGCGGCGGCGACCCGCTCGCGCGGGCCCTGGAGAAGATATCGAGCGGCAACGAGCGGGCCGGCGAGTCGGCCGTCGACGACCAGGTGAGCGCCCTCTGTATCTTCGGGCGGTCCGGGAGCCTGGTGTCGAAGCTCGTCTCGACGCACCCGCCGACCGAGGAGCGCATCCGGCGGCTCCGCGAGTAGATGGTCGACATCCGCCAGCTCCTCGCCGTCGTTCTCGGCGCTCTCCTCGGGCTCGGGCTCGTCCTCGCCCCGCGGGCGGCGCTGCGGCTGTCGGTGTTTGTCGGGCCACAGCGCCGCCGCCGGGGTGAGTACGGGAGCGACGACCCGATTCCCGCCCTGTGGGTCTGGGCGACGCGCGGGCTCGGCGTCGTCTGTCTCGGCGTCGCCGCGGCTATCGCGCTCTGAGTTTCGCCGGCGAGCGCCGGTCTACGACCTGAACGTCTCGAAGTCAGCGCACAGCCGGTTCTGTGTCTCCCGTCCGGCCTGGAAGCGGCTGGCGATGGTCGACTGGTGCTCCGGACAGCCCAGTAACACCGCGGCGCCGCCGTCGACCGGAATCATTGCCCGGCGGGTGCCATGCGAGGAGAGGCGACAGCTGGGACAGGTGATGCCCCCTGCCGGCAGGTGAGCGAGCAGTCGCGCGCGCCCGCTGGTCGTGAGCCCACAGACCGCCCTGAACTGTTCGAGGTGGTCCTCACAGCCGGCCACCGGAAGCGTGAACTGGTCGAGCAGCAGGAACGAGACGGTCTCACGGCTCGGCGACGCCAGCGCCGCCCGACAGTCGCTACACGGGACCGGCGGCTGCTCGGCGGTCGCGTCCGGACGGGCCGTCGGTCTCTCCGGTGGGGCCATCTTCCCGTGGCAGTCAGGTTCCCGGACACGTAAAAGGTGGGGCGACCGCTGCCGGGCGGCGGTAGGGGTATTACTATATGTCTGCCAATTACATATCATATGCCATGACAGATGATACCATCTTCGAGTCTGAGGAGACACGAAGTCGACGCGGGCTCGCGACGTACTTCCGACGATTGGCGCGGCGACTCGGTCGCGGCGAACCCGTCCCGGCCGACGAGGAACAGACCGTCACCGTCGCGGTCCCGGACGACTCCGACTTCGAGGTGACGGTCGAGGAGGCCGACGGCACCGTCACGATGGGTGTCGAAATGGAGTTCCCCGCCGAGGCGGGCACCGTCGACACCGACGTCCACGCCAGCAAGGCGACTTTCGACCGCTACGAGGACAACCAGGGGAAGTGGCGCTGGCGGCTCGTCCACGACAACGGGAACATCATCGCCGACAGCAGCCAGGGGTACGCCTCGAAACAGAAGGCCGACCAGGGTCTCGAAAGCGTTCGCACGAACGCTCCAGGGGCGCTCGTCGTCGACACCACGAAAGACGAGACGGACGGCGCCGACGAGGGCAGCAAGGCGACCTTCGAGCTGTTCGCGGACAGCGGCGCGAAGTGGCGCTGGCGGCTCGTCCACGACAACGGGGATATCATCGCCGACGGCGGACAGGGGTACGCCTCGAAACAGAAGGCGAAACAGGGGCTCCGGAGC
The genomic region above belongs to Halomicroarcula saliterrae and contains:
- a CDS encoding M48 family metallopeptidase, encoding MAFVGAVLAAFYLVAVGIAMVLFGPGVWPIAVVGSVLLVGFQYKVGKWAALRSVGAEALSEEQYPQIHQQVRQLSRDMGIEKPELKVARMGVPNAFAVGRKGAGVVVISAELMQLLDDDELEGVLAHELAHIANRDVVTMVIGQGIASIVGVAAQFIVLVTGDNDIADFFLAIVVGNLVQFMVMLFVLAISRYREYVADADAKDAIGGGDPLARALEKISSGNERAGESAVDDQVSALCIFGRSGSLVSKLVSTHPPTEERIRRLRE
- a CDS encoding DUF2391 family protein, which translates into the protein MKQRQKHKLADTAQQIVGGFLLAGPFVVTQEVWLLAQNMTVYHSLFLVVAIMAIGYGGLYGADNDRDPRTEAAVAGIPVRFISVMIVAFGSVGMLAFSITAPDLFLSELDPRARLLVTFRALSVAAVFSVVGAVTTDSLF
- a CDS encoding HVO_2922 family protein, producing MTDDTIFESEETRSRRGLATYFRRLARRLGRGEPVPADEEQTVTVAVPDDSDFEVTVEEADGTVTMGVEMEFPAEAGTVDTDVHASKATFDRYEDNQGKWRWRLVHDNGNIIADSSQGYASKQKADQGLESVRTNAPGALVVDTTKDETDGADEGSKATFELFADSGAKWRWRLVHDNGDIIADGGQGYASKQKAKQGLRSVKTNVRGAEIR